A section of the Bradyrhizobium oligotrophicum S58 genome encodes:
- a CDS encoding enoyl-CoA hydratase/isomerase family protein, with protein sequence MTYQLIAFSVDAGVATIALNRPDRRNAMSDEMRSEFVDALQAVASDNAIRALVLTGCGSAFCAGGDISGMKRRLEAPQGDVAFNGWTRQQGVHRVQSLLLNLPKPTIAAVNGAAAGLGADTALACDFLIGSERSKFTWSYIKRGLIPDGGGCYFLPRRVGLPRAKELIFTGRMVDAEEAVALGILDRKVASGELRAAAQAWAVELAQGSAAALALSKKILNQTFERSAHEIFDLGSQAQAICYTSAEHREAVMAFLAKSSAQE encoded by the coding sequence ATGACCTATCAGCTCATCGCGTTCTCAGTCGATGCCGGCGTTGCGACCATCGCCCTGAACAGGCCAGACCGCCGCAACGCCATGAGCGACGAGATGCGCTCGGAATTCGTCGACGCGCTGCAGGCCGTTGCGAGCGACAATGCGATCCGGGCGCTGGTCTTGACCGGATGTGGCAGCGCGTTTTGCGCAGGCGGCGATATCAGCGGCATGAAGCGGCGCCTGGAGGCTCCGCAAGGCGACGTCGCGTTCAACGGCTGGACCCGTCAGCAGGGCGTGCACCGCGTCCAGTCGCTGCTGCTCAATTTGCCGAAGCCGACCATCGCGGCGGTGAACGGTGCCGCTGCCGGTCTTGGCGCGGATACCGCGCTCGCATGCGATTTCCTGATCGGCTCGGAGCGTTCGAAATTCACTTGGTCCTACATCAAGCGCGGCCTGATCCCCGATGGCGGCGGCTGCTATTTTCTGCCGCGCCGGGTCGGGCTTCCCAGGGCAAAGGAGTTGATCTTCACGGGGCGGATGGTGGATGCCGAGGAGGCCGTCGCGCTCGGCATTCTCGATCGCAAGGTCGCTTCCGGCGAACTTCGCGCGGCCGCGCAGGCATGGGCTGTCGAGCTCGCGCAGGGCTCGGCGGCCGCGCTCGCATTGAGCAAGAAGATCCTCAACCAGACCTTCGAGCGTTCGGCTCACGAGATCTTCGATCTCGGCAGCCAGGCGCAAGCCATCTGCTACACCAGCGCCGAGCATCGCGAAGCGGTTATGGCGTTCCTCGCAAAGTCATCCGCACAGGAGTGA
- a CDS encoding IclR family transcriptional regulator: MQAFDGSVGCAELDRRGCRTSAVPADADPVRARLRRGTNHVSISNRVRRVEADEPDHAGSYPRENFREGFQTLRFALPADFCVDLLLATILNAEISGYPSFPLSGIRLRRRGMAAARQYSGGANGNRSLERGIEILRAFRPGVDTLGNGEIAERTGLPRSTVSRLTKTLVAFGMLDEVRTQRTYRLAAAVLSLGHAVRMGSPVLTVLGPLMRAESTRRRLNVGLATADRAMMVYLESIRYNARPTLRSIVAGQQVPMELTSLGRAYLAGIPDTERDRLMAQFRRRTATATKALIAEVQKSIRCVRRDGYCAVSWQPGVLAVATPIVLDGLPVYAINMSVQDIEPTEAVGAEIGGYLVAFAARCKAAFSSFQNEVEVSA; the protein is encoded by the coding sequence GTGCAGGCCTTCGATGGTTCGGTGGGATGCGCGGAGCTTGATCGTCGAGGATGCAGGACGTCGGCGGTGCCGGCTGATGCCGACCCGGTTCGGGCGCGGTTGCGCCGAGGGACCAACCATGTATCGATTTCAAACCGGGTCCGTCGCGTCGAAGCCGACGAACCGGACCACGCCGGGAGCTATCCAAGAGAAAATTTCAGAGAAGGATTTCAGACATTGCGTTTCGCGCTCCCGGCCGATTTTTGCGTTGATTTATTGCTTGCCACTATACTGAACGCCGAAATAAGCGGATATCCGTCATTTCCACTCAGTGGAATACGTCTGAGGAGGCGGGGGATGGCTGCGGCGCGGCAATATTCCGGTGGCGCGAATGGAAACCGCTCGCTGGAGCGCGGCATCGAGATCCTGCGTGCATTCCGGCCAGGCGTCGATACGCTCGGCAATGGCGAGATCGCCGAGCGCACCGGCCTGCCCCGCTCGACGGTCAGCCGCCTGACCAAGACTCTGGTCGCGTTCGGCATGCTCGACGAAGTCCGCACCCAGCGAACCTATCGGCTGGCAGCCGCCGTTCTCAGCCTTGGACATGCCGTTCGCATGGGCTCGCCGGTGCTAACGGTGCTCGGTCCGCTGATGCGCGCCGAGTCGACGCGGCGCAGGCTGAACGTCGGTCTCGCAACGGCCGATCGTGCCATGATGGTCTATCTCGAATCCATTCGCTACAACGCCCGCCCGACGCTGCGCAGCATCGTGGCCGGCCAACAGGTGCCGATGGAATTGACGTCGCTCGGGCGCGCCTATCTCGCGGGCATCCCGGACACCGAGCGTGACAGGCTGATGGCCCAGTTCAGGCGACGTACGGCCACCGCCACCAAGGCGCTGATCGCCGAAGTGCAGAAATCCATCAGATGCGTCAGGCGCGATGGCTATTGCGCGGTCTCGTGGCAGCCGGGCGTGCTCGCCGTCGCGACGCCGATCGTCCTGGACGGCTTGCCGGTGTACGCGATCAACATGAGCGTGCAAGACATCGAGCCGACCGAAGCTGTCGGCGCAGAGATCGGCGGCTACCTGGTCGCCTTCGCGGCCCGCTGCAAGGCTGCCTTCTCAAGCTTCCAGAACGAGGTCGAGGTATCGGCATAA
- a CDS encoding ribonuclease Z, whose protein sequence is MFELTFLGTSASVPSADRNHPGLLVRAGRHRILVDCGEGVQRQLLRSGVGFRRLGRILLTHGHFDHILGIPGLFSTLRLRRSADIMSIHGSPRTLDVVVGMLAGLWGEGRAPIPLQLVPLERGQVLDAGEFTIDCFPVRHRDTGSFGFEFVSHARRHLLPDRLAALAVPDGPMRKALADGIPVTLEDGRTIDPEDVLGPAQGQKKLVIVGDTETTEGLQEHVRDADVLVIEATFLQRDSAMARDYGHLTAAEAAALAASSNVGQLVMNHISGRYSDAEVLAEARESFPNSRVANDFDQMVV, encoded by the coding sequence ATGTTCGAGCTCACTTTCCTCGGAACCTCGGCGAGCGTTCCATCGGCAGACCGCAATCATCCCGGCCTTCTCGTTCGGGCAGGCCGACATCGTATTCTCGTCGATTGCGGCGAGGGGGTCCAGCGTCAGCTGCTCCGCAGCGGGGTGGGCTTTCGCCGGCTCGGCCGTATCCTGCTCACCCACGGCCATTTCGACCATATCCTCGGCATTCCCGGGCTGTTTTCCACCCTGCGGCTACGCAGGAGCGCCGACATCATGAGCATTCATGGCAGCCCGCGCACGCTCGATGTGGTCGTCGGAATGCTCGCGGGGCTGTGGGGCGAAGGCCGCGCACCCATTCCGCTTCAGCTCGTTCCGCTCGAGCGTGGGCAGGTCCTCGACGCCGGTGAGTTCACGATCGACTGTTTTCCTGTCCGGCACCGTGACACCGGCAGCTTCGGCTTCGAATTTGTAAGTCACGCTCGCCGCCATCTCCTACCCGATCGTCTTGCAGCCCTCGCGGTGCCTGACGGGCCCATGCGGAAGGCATTGGCGGACGGCATCCCGGTCACGCTCGAGGACGGTCGAACCATCGATCCCGAGGATGTTCTCGGGCCGGCGCAGGGACAGAAGAAGCTCGTTATCGTCGGCGACACGGAGACGACGGAAGGCCTGCAGGAGCATGTCCGCGACGCGGACGTGCTGGTGATCGAAGCGACCTTTCTCCAGCGCGATTCGGCCATGGCCCGCGACTACGGCCACTTGACGGCCGCGGAGGCCGCCGCGTTGGCGGCGTCCAGCAACGTCGGGCAGCTTGTCATGAACCACATCTCCGGCCGTTATTCCGACGCGGAGGTTCTCGCGGAGGCGCGGGAGAGTTTTCCAAACAGCCGTGTTGCAAACGACTTCGATCAGATGGTTGTCTAG
- the dinB gene encoding DNA polymerase IV: MPSSGSDQDATMPATRKIIHIDMDAFYASVEQRDNPDLRGKPVAVGGSRERGVVAAASYEARRFGVRSAMPSVTAKRQCPDLIFVKPRFEVYKAISQQIRAIFAEHTPIIEPLSLDEAYLDVTENLQGIPLARDIALQIRAKIKAETDLNASAGISYNKFLAKLASDHRKPNGQYVISPEMGAAFVEGLPVGKFHGIGPATTAKFNALGIHTGLDIRNQTLPFLQQHFGKAGSYYYWISRGVDDRPVRANRIRKSVGAENTFSTDLTEFEPMKAELLPLIDKVWRHCEATCNKGRTVTLKVKFADFEIMTRSRSVASAVGSRDDLERLSVALLQSEMPLPKPVRLLGVSLSSLQESDNGAEAQLDLLI; this comes from the coding sequence ATGCCAAGCTCCGGTTCGGACCAGGACGCCACAATGCCGGCGACCCGCAAGATCATCCACATCGACATGGATGCATTCTACGCGTCGGTCGAACAGCGGGACAATCCCGACCTGCGCGGCAAGCCCGTGGCTGTCGGCGGATCGCGCGAACGCGGCGTCGTGGCCGCCGCAAGCTATGAGGCTCGGAGGTTCGGCGTGCGCTCGGCGATGCCGTCGGTCACGGCAAAACGCCAGTGTCCCGACTTGATCTTCGTGAAGCCCCGCTTCGAGGTCTACAAGGCGATCAGCCAGCAGATCCGCGCGATCTTCGCCGAGCACACGCCGATCATCGAACCTCTGTCACTGGATGAGGCCTATCTCGACGTCACCGAAAACCTGCAGGGCATTCCGCTCGCACGCGACATCGCGCTGCAGATCCGGGCCAAGATCAAGGCCGAAACCGACCTCAATGCCTCGGCCGGCATTTCCTACAACAAGTTTCTGGCCAAGCTTGCCTCGGACCATCGCAAGCCGAATGGTCAATATGTCATTTCTCCGGAGATGGGTGCGGCCTTCGTGGAGGGACTGCCCGTCGGCAAGTTTCACGGCATCGGCCCGGCGACCACTGCCAAATTCAACGCCCTCGGAATTCATACGGGTCTCGACATCCGCAATCAGACCCTGCCCTTCCTCCAGCAGCACTTCGGCAAGGCCGGCAGCTACTACTACTGGATCTCGCGCGGGGTCGACGACCGTCCGGTCAGAGCCAATCGCATCCGCAAATCCGTCGGCGCCGAAAACACCTTCTCGACGGACCTGACGGAATTCGAGCCGATGAAGGCTGAGCTGCTGCCCCTGATCGACAAGGTCTGGCGCCATTGCGAAGCCACTTGCAACAAGGGCCGGACGGTCACGCTGAAGGTCAAGTTCGCCGACTTCGAGATCATGACGCGTAGCAGGTCCGTTGCCAGCGCGGTCGGGAGCCGCGACGATCTCGAGCGCTTGTCCGTCGCACTTCTTCAGAGCGAGATGCCATTGCCGAAGCCGGTACGGCTGCTGGGCGTCTCGCTGTCGTCCCTGCAGGAGAGCGACAATGGAGCTGAAGCCCAGCTGGACTTGCTGATCTGA
- a CDS encoding ABC transporter ATP-binding protein has translation MLEVRNLHAYYGKSHILQGVDLDVAAGEVVSLLGRNGVGRSTTVKAIMGEVSPHGTIRFKGRDIAGLPSYKIARLGLGYVPEHRDIFPSLTVRQNLVLGIKDTRRPGKWRLQDMLDMFPNLAARADTPAGVLSGGEKQMLTTCRTLMGDPDLIMIDEPTEGLAPLIVQQVGDLIARIAAAGVAILLVEQKLSIAMRISKRVYVMGHGRVVFEGTPDQLKANTAVRQEWLEV, from the coding sequence ATGCTCGAAGTCAGGAACCTCCACGCCTATTACGGCAAGAGCCATATTCTCCAGGGCGTCGACCTCGACGTCGCCGCGGGCGAAGTCGTCAGCCTGCTCGGCCGCAACGGCGTCGGCCGCTCGACCACCGTGAAGGCGATCATGGGCGAGGTCAGCCCGCACGGGACGATCCGCTTCAAGGGCCGGGACATTGCCGGCCTGCCGAGCTACAAGATCGCGCGCCTTGGGCTCGGCTACGTGCCCGAACATCGCGATATCTTCCCGAGCCTCACGGTGCGGCAAAATCTCGTGCTCGGCATCAAGGACACCCGGCGGCCTGGGAAATGGCGGCTCCAGGACATGCTCGACATGTTTCCCAATCTCGCGGCCCGCGCCGACACGCCGGCCGGCGTCCTGTCGGGCGGCGAGAAGCAGATGCTGACCACCTGCCGCACGCTGATGGGCGACCCCGACCTCATCATGATCGACGAGCCCACCGAAGGGCTGGCGCCGCTGATCGTGCAGCAGGTCGGCGATCTGATCGCGCGGATCGCAGCGGCGGGTGTCGCGATCCTGCTGGTCGAGCAGAAGCTCTCGATCGCAATGCGCATTTCGAAACGCGTCTATGTGATGGGACATGGCCGCGTCGTGTTCGAAGGAACGCCGGATCAGCTCAAGGCCAATACCGCGGTCCGCCAAGAGTGGCTCGAAGTGTGA